Proteins encoded together in one Gemmatimonadota bacterium DH-78 window:
- a CDS encoding alpha/beta fold hydrolase, whose translation MSAVFFGSPQKPLFGFQHAPAGAIEGAVLICPPWGREYEYAHRALRVLADRLAEKGRFVLRFDYSGTGDSWGESSDADLERWSDDVADAVEELKLVSGAPTIDLVGLRLGGYLAARHAAEFGDAQRVVLWDPVVDGTTWIAEIQGDEPPPVPGTDPFEFGSFAVAERFVRQIEAVSRSAYDTELAPNVLHLVTVDDPPPPERSLDGLPDVEFEHFPQPLPWIEDISIWAGQIPTRTLDRIVGWLTD comes from the coding sequence ATGAGTGCCGTCTTCTTCGGATCGCCGCAGAAGCCCCTGTTCGGTTTCCAGCACGCCCCCGCCGGGGCGATCGAGGGCGCCGTGCTGATCTGTCCGCCGTGGGGGCGCGAGTACGAGTACGCGCACCGCGCGCTGCGGGTGCTGGCGGACCGGCTGGCCGAGAAGGGACGCTTCGTGCTGCGCTTCGACTACTCCGGAACCGGCGACTCGTGGGGCGAGTCGAGCGACGCCGATCTCGAGCGCTGGTCGGACGACGTGGCCGACGCCGTCGAGGAACTCAAGCTCGTGAGCGGAGCGCCGACCATCGATCTGGTGGGGCTTCGGCTGGGGGGCTACCTTGCGGCTCGTCACGCTGCGGAGTTCGGCGACGCGCAGCGAGTCGTGCTCTGGGACCCGGTGGTCGACGGGACGACCTGGATCGCCGAAATCCAGGGAGACGAGCCCCCTCCCGTACCCGGTACCGACCCGTTCGAGTTCGGCAGCTTCGCGGTTGCCGAGCGGTTCGTGCGGCAGATCGAGGCGGTATCGCGGTCGGCGTACGATACCGAGCTGGCCCCGAATGTGCTTCACCTGGTCACGGTGGACGATCCTCCGCCCCCGGAGCGGTCCCTCGACGGCCTGCCCGATGTGGAGTTCGAGCATTTTCCTCAACCGTTGCCATGGATCGAAGACATCTCCATCTGGGCGGGGCAGATCCCCACTCGAACGCTGGACCGCATCGTGGGGTGGCTGACCGACTGA
- a CDS encoding alpha/beta fold hydrolase: MADRLRESAFHFGPGAKLVGVLTEPAHPRPGAPVVVILNAGIIHRVGPHRLHVRIARHLARLGYPAVRIDQGGVGDSRPIGGSSADGEALASVRAALDHVAGLELADSVVLFGLCAGAGYGLQAAAADDRVAGAVLLDPPGLAPTTRHLVSRIARTAVRPEVWVRMVKGQYGLTERVARRLGGSPKAEEVAEPAAERPSQRDTVLAMLRTLDERGARVFLGVTAARKANYSYANQIFDLFPELDLERMIDPRMYDESDHTFPREADRRQLESDVAEWMEGFAR, from the coding sequence GTGGCTGACCGACTGAGGGAATCGGCCTTCCACTTCGGCCCGGGGGCCAAGCTCGTGGGGGTGCTCACCGAGCCCGCGCACCCCAGACCCGGCGCACCCGTCGTGGTGATCCTCAACGCGGGCATCATCCATCGCGTGGGTCCGCATCGACTCCATGTGCGCATCGCCCGCCATCTGGCCCGACTCGGGTATCCCGCCGTCCGCATCGACCAGGGCGGGGTCGGCGACAGCCGGCCGATCGGGGGCTCGAGCGCCGACGGCGAGGCGCTGGCCAGCGTGCGGGCCGCGCTCGACCACGTGGCCGGTCTCGAACTGGCCGATTCGGTCGTGCTCTTCGGGCTCTGCGCCGGCGCCGGCTACGGCTTGCAGGCTGCAGCCGCGGACGACCGCGTGGCCGGTGCAGTTCTGCTCGACCCGCCCGGTCTCGCCCCCACCACCCGCCATCTGGTGTCGCGCATCGCCCGCACGGCGGTGCGGCCGGAGGTGTGGGTGCGCATGGTGAAGGGCCAGTACGGGCTCACCGAGCGGGTGGCGCGGCGGCTGGGCGGTTCGCCCAAGGCCGAGGAGGTGGCCGAACCCGCCGCCGAGCGGCCGTCGCAGCGCGACACCGTGCTCGCCATGCTCCGCACGCTCGACGAGCGGGGTGCGCGCGTGTTTCTCGGCGTGACCGCCGCCCGCAAGGCGAACTACAGCTACGCCAACCAGATCTTCGACCTCTTCCCCGAGCTCGATCTGGAGCGGATGATCGACCCGCGCATGTACGACGAGTCGGACCACACCTTCCCCCGCGAGGCCGATCGCCGGCAGCTCGAGAGCGACGTGGCCGAGTGGATGGAGGGCTTCGCCCGCTGA
- a CDS encoding helix-turn-helix transcriptional regulator: protein MPTDPTTPLSGLEYHLLLAVARGPLHGYAIRDAVEHDSEGALSPRAGSLYRVIARLTSAGWLRETEGPDEGPHPGRERRYYGLTPQGREVLRDEAARWRGAVALAERRLGRP from the coding sequence ATGCCGACCGACCCCACGACGCCGCTGTCCGGCCTCGAGTACCACCTGCTCCTCGCCGTCGCGCGCGGGCCGCTGCACGGCTACGCGATCCGCGACGCGGTGGAGCACGATTCGGAGGGGGCCCTCTCGCCGCGCGCGGGGAGTCTGTACCGGGTGATCGCCCGGCTCACCTCGGCCGGGTGGCTGCGGGAGACCGAGGGCCCGGACGAGGGGCCGCACCCGGGGCGCGAGCGGCGCTACTACGGGCTCACCCCGCAGGGGCGCGAGGTGCTGCGCGACGAGGCGGCGCGGTGGCGGGGCGCGGTGGCGCTGGCGGAGCGCCGACTGGGGCGGCCGTGA
- a CDS encoding ABC transporter permease has translation MRSLLALLLLVFPRAFREEYGDEVLDQALDDLDRARARGAWAAARMAAATVIDLATTGLAERFDPAWRDPRRTNDEGVGMAMERILRDLRQAVRSLRRTPGFAVATVGTLALALGVNAAIFSVVDAVLIEPLPYDDPGRIVTIMASAPGSDYPDEFPVSAEFYVQYRDESRLLDDVAAYGWSTATVRSDDRVERLRLSQATSSLFTTLGVEPILGRLPLSEDETGVALISHSLWTTWFGGDPAVIGRTAFFMNGQKEIIGVMPEGFSFPIGEVAAWIPDEPDRGEITPGRFGIALVGRLAPGADHEALEEELTGLARRLPELYGGDAAYARLIEAHRPVVRSVTESMLGPVRTALLVLMAAVGVVLLIACANVANLFAVRTEGRARDLAVQRALGADRSRLVGGLLSEAAVISLTAGVLAIALALVALPAWLAVAPAELPRVDEIGLSPLTLVFTLVASLAAGLLCGLVPAFKGADADLGRLRDGLRGSTRGRSTGRSALVVGQTALALVLLVGSGLLLRSVHALQSVDPGFDREGILTFQFAPEQDHLVDGPTWAAFHVEMMDRFRALPGVRTVGIVENVPLDEGTAGVAYFSEDQAVDAEGGVRGGMTFSAGDYFEAMGIEVLRGRTFTDADALEPGTVVITRSLADALWPDADPIGRRIRNTFVEEWHEVIGVVDDVVQNDLREPPQALAYFSLVGPEPNSWGTSSPGYVIRGSDGIGDDLMGRVRGVIGEVAPEAPIYRVYTVASLVERETTQLRFTMLTLVMAAGLALVLGAVGLYGVLSYVVAQRTREIGVRMALGAEAGRVRRMVVGQGVGVVALGIAVGLLVAFVATRALSGLLFGVGATDPWTFAGMAALMAGVGAFASWVPAMRASRVDPIESMRGG, from the coding sequence GTGAGATCGCTGCTCGCCCTCTTGCTGCTCGTCTTTCCGCGGGCCTTCCGCGAGGAGTACGGCGACGAGGTGCTCGATCAGGCGCTCGACGACCTGGATCGAGCCCGGGCCCGCGGTGCGTGGGCTGCCGCACGGATGGCGGCGGCGACGGTGATCGACCTGGCGACGACGGGACTGGCTGAACGATTCGACCCCGCATGGCGGGATCCACGACGAACGAACGACGAGGGGGTGGGGATGGCGATGGAGCGGATACTGAGAGATCTCCGGCAGGCGGTGCGCTCCCTGCGGCGCACACCCGGGTTCGCGGTGGCCACGGTGGGCACGCTCGCGCTCGCCCTCGGCGTGAACGCGGCGATCTTCAGCGTGGTCGACGCGGTGCTGATCGAACCGCTGCCCTACGACGACCCGGGCCGGATCGTCACGATCATGGCCTCGGCTCCCGGCTCCGACTACCCGGACGAGTTTCCGGTCTCGGCGGAGTTCTACGTGCAGTACCGCGACGAGTCGAGACTGCTCGACGACGTGGCGGCCTACGGCTGGTCGACGGCCACCGTGCGCAGCGACGACCGGGTGGAGCGACTGCGGCTCTCCCAGGCCACGTCGTCGTTGTTCACCACCCTGGGGGTGGAGCCGATTCTCGGCCGGCTGCCCCTCTCCGAAGACGAGACGGGGGTGGCGCTGATCTCGCACTCGCTCTGGACCACCTGGTTCGGCGGCGACCCCGCGGTGATCGGGCGCACGGCCTTCTTCATGAACGGGCAGAAGGAGATCATCGGGGTGATGCCCGAGGGCTTCAGTTTCCCGATCGGCGAGGTGGCGGCGTGGATCCCCGACGAGCCGGACCGCGGCGAGATCACCCCGGGGCGGTTCGGGATCGCCCTGGTGGGCCGCCTCGCCCCGGGCGCCGACCACGAGGCGCTCGAGGAGGAGCTCACCGGGCTGGCTCGCCGGCTGCCCGAGCTGTACGGCGGTGATGCGGCCTACGCCCGGCTCATCGAGGCGCACCGCCCGGTGGTGCGGTCGGTGACGGAGAGCATGCTGGGACCGGTGCGCACCGCGCTCCTGGTGCTGATGGCCGCCGTGGGCGTCGTGCTGCTGATCGCCTGCGCCAACGTGGCCAACCTCTTCGCCGTGCGCACCGAGGGCCGCGCCCGCGACCTGGCGGTGCAGCGCGCGCTCGGGGCCGACCGGAGCCGGCTGGTGGGCGGGCTGCTCTCGGAGGCGGCCGTGATCTCGCTCACCGCCGGGGTGCTCGCCATCGCGCTCGCCCTGGTCGCTCTTCCCGCCTGGCTGGCGGTGGCCCCGGCCGAACTGCCGCGGGTGGACGAGATCGGACTCTCCCCGCTGACCCTCGTCTTCACCCTGGTCGCCTCGCTCGCCGCGGGACTGCTGTGCGGACTGGTGCCCGCCTTCAAGGGCGCCGACGCCGATCTCGGCCGGCTCCGCGACGGACTGCGCGGCTCCACCCGCGGCCGCTCCACGGGCCGCAGCGCTCTGGTGGTCGGTCAGACGGCGCTCGCCCTGGTGCTGCTGGTGGGCTCGGGGCTGCTGCTCCGGAGCGTGCACGCCCTCCAGTCGGTGGACCCGGGCTTCGACCGCGAGGGCATCCTCACCTTCCAGTTCGCTCCCGAGCAGGACCACCTGGTCGACGGACCCACCTGGGCCGCCTTCCACGTGGAGATGATGGACCGCTTCCGCGCCCTGCCCGGCGTGCGGACGGTGGGCATCGTCGAGAACGTGCCGCTCGACGAGGGCACCGCCGGCGTGGCCTACTTCTCCGAAGACCAGGCGGTCGACGCGGAGGGCGGTGTGCGCGGTGGCATGACCTTCTCGGCCGGCGACTACTTCGAGGCGATGGGCATCGAGGTGCTGCGCGGCCGCACCTTCACCGATGCCGATGCCCTCGAGCCGGGCACGGTGGTGATCACCCGATCGCTCGCCGACGCCCTGTGGCCCGACGCCGACCCCATCGGCCGACGCATCCGCAACACCTTCGTGGAGGAGTGGCACGAGGTGATCGGCGTGGTCGACGACGTGGTGCAGAACGACCTGCGCGAGCCCCCCCAGGCCCTCGCGTACTTCTCGCTCGTGGGGCCCGAGCCGAACAGCTGGGGCACCAGCTCGCCCGGCTACGTGATCCGCGGCAGCGACGGCATCGGCGACGACCTGATGGGCCGGGTGCGCGGGGTGATCGGCGAGGTGGCGCCCGAGGCTCCCATCTACCGGGTGTACACCGTCGCCTCGCTGGTCGAGCGCGAAACCACCCAACTCCGCTTCACGATGCTCACTCTGGTCATGGCCGCCGGCCTCGCGCTCGTGCTCGGCGCCGTCGGGCTCTACGGGGTGCTCTCGTACGTGGTGGCGCAGCGCACCCGCGAGATCGGGGTGCGGATGGCGCTCGGGGCCGAGGCCGGCCGTGTGCGCCGGATGGTGGTGGGGCAGGGGGTGGGGGTGGTCGCGCTGGGCATCGCGGTGGGACTCCTCGTCGCCTTCGTCGCCACCCGCGCCCTCTCCGGGCTGCTGTTCGGGGTGGGCGCCACCGACCCATGGACCTTCGCGGGGATGGCCGCGCTCATGGCCGGGGTGGGAGCCTTCGCCAGCTGGGTGCCGGCGATGCGCGCCTCGCGGGTGGATCCGATCGAGTCGATGCGCGGCGGGTGA
- a CDS encoding ABC transporter ATP-binding protein produces the protein MSALSSETPVAGAAPLSRLWGMLRPYRWRIVGLSALISATAALSAASPQFVRIALDVVIPSGEVRTFALFGAVFAAFYIVQVVLQYAGMYLSFAFTQSVVSDIRMQAWSRLLRLPVAHFAEERSGSLTSRVVNDVNALEGMIQAGATRLAGQLFSILVVSVILASMNWRLALVNLVVMPLVAGVTRYYQGPLRRSAREIRKRVGEMNAVSTEAIGNIQVVKSFVAEISEEERFARENTAYVDQNLDRRKDVGAMEGLVTLLANWGIGAILLLGGWMVVQGTLTVGELTAFVLYQRQLQRPVISVMFFNNQLQAGMAALDRVSELLDAAPEEQGDLTEVPRGDLVFDHVTFRYPGAEIPALDGLDLRLHDGRTAALVGSSGSGKTTVTRLMTRFHDPERGRVTLGGVDLRELELRALRRVIAVVPQEPALFSGSVAENIGYADPSAARGRIEEAARLANAEEFIHSLPQGYDTPLGERGVKLSGGQKQRIAIARAILKDARILVLDEATSALDSESEAIIQDALGGLFARTSGLTSLVIAHRLSTIEAADVIHVLERGRRVESGTHAELLALGGRYATLHELQRSADPEPGMGLTAAR, from the coding sequence GTGAGTGCACTGTCATCCGAAACGCCGGTCGCCGGAGCCGCCCCCCTCTCGCGTCTCTGGGGCATGCTGCGGCCCTACCGCTGGCGGATCGTCGGCCTCTCGGCGCTGATCTCCGCGACCGCCGCGCTCTCGGCCGCGTCGCCGCAGTTCGTCCGGATCGCTCTCGACGTGGTGATCCCCTCGGGCGAGGTGCGCACCTTCGCCCTCTTCGGGGCGGTCTTCGCCGCCTTCTACATCGTGCAGGTCGTGCTCCAGTACGCGGGCATGTACCTGAGCTTCGCCTTCACCCAGTCGGTGGTGAGCGACATCCGCATGCAGGCGTGGAGTCGACTGCTGCGGCTGCCGGTGGCGCACTTCGCCGAGGAGCGGTCCGGCTCGCTCACCTCGCGCGTGGTCAACGACGTGAACGCCCTCGAGGGCATGATCCAGGCGGGCGCCACCCGCCTCGCCGGCCAGCTGTTCTCGATCCTGGTCGTGTCGGTGATCCTGGCGTCGATGAACTGGCGGCTCGCCCTCGTCAATCTCGTGGTGATGCCCCTCGTGGCCGGGGTCACCCGGTACTACCAGGGCCCGCTGCGCCGCTCCGCGCGGGAGATCCGCAAGCGGGTGGGCGAGATGAACGCCGTCTCGACCGAGGCGATCGGCAACATCCAGGTGGTGAAGTCGTTCGTGGCCGAGATCTCCGAAGAGGAGCGCTTCGCCCGCGAGAACACCGCCTACGTCGACCAGAACCTCGACCGCCGCAAGGACGTCGGGGCCATGGAGGGCCTCGTCACCCTCCTGGCCAACTGGGGCATCGGCGCGATCCTCCTGCTCGGGGGCTGGATGGTGGTGCAGGGCACGCTGACCGTGGGCGAACTCACCGCCTTCGTGCTGTACCAGCGCCAACTCCAGCGGCCGGTGATCTCGGTGATGTTCTTCAACAACCAGCTCCAGGCCGGCATGGCCGCCCTCGATCGGGTGTCGGAGCTGCTCGACGCCGCGCCCGAGGAGCAGGGCGACCTCACCGAGGTGCCCCGCGGCGATCTGGTGTTCGACCACGTCACGTTCCGCTACCCGGGCGCCGAGATTCCTGCGCTCGACGGCCTGGATCTGCGACTCCACGACGGCCGCACCGCCGCACTGGTCGGATCCTCCGGGTCGGGCAAGACCACGGTCACCCGCCTCATGACCCGCTTCCACGATCCCGAGCGGGGCCGCGTGACCCTGGGTGGAGTGGATCTGCGGGAGCTGGAGTTGCGGGCGCTGCGCCGGGTGATCGCGGTGGTGCCGCAGGAGCCCGCCCTCTTCTCGGGGTCGGTGGCGGAGAACATCGGGTACGCCGATCCCTCGGCGGCGCGCGGGCGCATCGAGGAGGCGGCGCGGCTCGCCAACGCCGAGGAGTTCATCCACTCGCTCCCGCAGGGCTACGACACACCGCTCGGCGAGCGCGGCGTGAAGCTGTCGGGCGGACAGAAGCAGCGCATCGCCATCGCGCGGGCGATCCTCAAGGACGCGCGCATTCTCGTGCTCGACGAGGCCACGAGCGCGCTCGACTCCGAGTCGGAGGCGATCATCCAGGACGCCCTCGGCGGGCTGTTCGCCCGCACCTCCGGGCTCACCAGCCTGGTGATCGCACACCGGCTGTCCACGATCGAGGCGGCCGACGTGATCCACGTGCTCGAACGGGGGCGCCGGGTGGAGTCGGGCACGCATGCCGAGCTCCTCGCGCTCGGCGGTCGCTACGCCACGCTCCACGAGCTGCAGCGCTCGGCCGACCCCGAGCCGGGCATGGGGCTGACGGCCGCGCGGTAG
- a CDS encoding helix-turn-helix transcriptional regulator, which yields MARRDGSDFPGELEQMLMLAALQLDDEAYGAAMANLLEDRVGRRVSRGSIYVTLDRLEAKGLIRSRMSEPRAERGGRPRRLIEVTADGVAQLRRSREALETLWHGLESVARG from the coding sequence ATGGCGCGACGCGACGGATCCGATTTTCCGGGGGAGCTCGAGCAGATGCTGATGCTCGCCGCCCTGCAGCTCGACGACGAGGCGTACGGCGCCGCCATGGCCAACCTGCTCGAGGACCGGGTCGGCCGCCGGGTGTCGCGCGGCTCGATCTACGTCACCCTCGACCGGCTCGAGGCCAAGGGTCTGATCCGCTCCCGCATGTCGGAGCCGCGCGCGGAGCGGGGCGGCCGGCCGCGCCGCCTGATCGAGGTGACGGCCGACGGCGTGGCCCAGCTGCGCCGCTCGCGCGAGGCGCTCGAGACGCTGTGGCACGGTCTCGAATCGGTGGCGCGGGGGTGA
- a CDS encoding ADOP family duplicated permease, with product MARSRIGGAGVKLPRWVRFAVGRAVPPGARRDALLGDLLEEFAHRAEASGVHAARRWLRRETLSVAAQLLRARWTDPDLRGAQHDFDRRHAFAGSGSGARTLPASRGSNRMDILVSNIRYALRRMVRSPFFTLTAIVSLGLGIGANTAIFSMVNAVYLQDRGFADEASLVDVFTSSPDFTYGSFSYPDWEDVEAGTTDVFASIGTMRLSFAQIEADDGSIEMVFAEAVSGGWFETLGLRTVLGRGLGAEDHVAPGAHPVVVLSHAAWQSRYAGDPAVVGRTIRVGGLLHEVVGVLAPEYRGALTGLHPEVMIPILQFDEITGLSGDTFEARGNQSQFVKARLRPGVEAPQVEGALAQVVQQNRTAHPNYWTADRSLIVVPTADIVLHPMVDGYLTQATGVLMLVVAMVLLIACANLASFLLARASERRKEIAVRLAMGAKRRTLIGQLLTETLILAVLGGAVGLAAASMGLDLLQRADLPLPIPITFDLAPDRTVLFFSLGVSVVAGVLFGLAPALQATNPALAPTLRDETAGGGRARGNALRNALVAGQVAVSVVLLVGAGLFLRSFSAMQRIDLGFDDGPGALVQVVAPATRYDAAARDRFWTELQGRVEALPGVDRAALISNVPLDQLNTTFGAVTVPGVEPEDGRPYHLIDDAEVSPGWIETMGHPLVAGRGFEVSDTEHSQPVAVVNEAFAEFFYGTTDAVGRSFGQGDDEVSIVGVIENSKVRRMGEADRPWFLRPIQQRGSNYMWVLARGSAHSEALAAEIVRTAQSIDREIMIVEAKTMDRHLGAIRLGRVLGAQVIGAFAALALLLASIGLYGVVSFAVSKRAREVGIRMSLGAEAGQVVRMLTASGLKLVAVGTGVGLLLSVLLAQGLSRLLYGVPTMDVVTLAGVTLLIGTVSFVAAWVPARRVTRVNPVAALRSE from the coding sequence GTGGCACGGTCTCGAATCGGTGGCGCGGGGGTGAAGCTGCCGCGCTGGGTTCGGTTCGCCGTCGGGCGCGCGGTGCCCCCGGGCGCCCGCCGCGACGCGCTGCTCGGCGACCTGCTCGAGGAGTTCGCGCACCGCGCCGAGGCCTCGGGGGTGCACGCCGCCCGCCGCTGGCTCCGTCGCGAGACGCTCTCCGTCGCCGCGCAGCTCCTCCGCGCCCGCTGGACCGACCCCGATCTCCGCGGGGCTCAGCACGACTTCGACCGCCGCCATGCCTTCGCCGGTTCCGGCTCCGGTGCCCGCACCCTTCCCGCCTCCAGGGGATCGAACCGAATGGACATCCTCGTCTCGAACATCCGCTACGCCCTTCGTCGCATGGTGCGGAGTCCCTTCTTCACCCTCACGGCGATCGTCTCGCTCGGGCTGGGGATCGGCGCCAACACGGCCATCTTCTCGATGGTGAACGCCGTGTATCTCCAGGACCGGGGCTTCGCCGACGAGGCCTCGCTCGTGGATGTCTTCACCTCGTCGCCCGACTTCACCTACGGCTCGTTCTCCTACCCCGACTGGGAGGACGTCGAGGCCGGCACCACCGACGTCTTCGCATCGATCGGCACCATGCGCCTGAGCTTCGCGCAGATCGAGGCCGACGACGGGTCGATCGAGATGGTGTTCGCGGAGGCGGTGTCGGGGGGGTGGTTCGAGACTCTGGGACTCCGGACGGTGCTCGGTCGCGGCCTGGGTGCCGAGGATCACGTGGCGCCCGGCGCGCACCCGGTGGTGGTGCTTTCGCACGCCGCCTGGCAGTCGCGCTACGCGGGGGACCCCGCGGTGGTGGGACGCACGATTCGGGTGGGCGGACTGCTGCACGAGGTGGTGGGCGTGCTGGCTCCGGAGTACCGGGGCGCACTCACCGGGCTGCACCCCGAGGTGATGATCCCGATCCTGCAGTTCGACGAGATCACCGGCCTCAGCGGCGACACCTTCGAGGCGCGCGGCAACCAGTCGCAGTTCGTGAAGGCGCGGCTGCGACCGGGGGTGGAGGCGCCGCAGGTGGAGGGGGCGCTCGCGCAGGTGGTGCAGCAGAACCGCACCGCCCATCCGAACTACTGGACGGCCGACCGCAGCCTGATCGTGGTGCCGACCGCCGACATCGTGCTGCACCCCATGGTCGACGGCTACCTGACGCAGGCCACCGGCGTCCTGATGCTGGTGGTGGCGATGGTGCTGCTGATCGCCTGCGCCAACCTCGCCTCCTTCCTGCTGGCGCGGGCGTCGGAGCGTCGCAAGGAGATCGCGGTGCGGCTCGCGATGGGGGCGAAGCGCCGCACCCTGATCGGACAGTTGCTCACCGAAACGCTGATCCTGGCCGTCCTGGGCGGCGCGGTGGGGCTGGCCGCCGCCTCGATGGGCCTCGATCTGCTGCAGCGGGCCGACCTGCCGCTGCCGATCCCGATCACCTTCGATCTCGCCCCGGACCGCACCGTGCTCTTCTTCAGCCTGGGCGTGTCGGTGGTGGCCGGCGTGCTCTTCGGACTCGCCCCGGCGCTGCAGGCCACCAACCCGGCGCTCGCTCCCACCCTGCGCGACGAGACGGCCGGGGGTGGGCGAGCGCGCGGCAATGCGCTGCGCAACGCGCTGGTGGCCGGGCAGGTGGCGGTGTCGGTGGTGCTGCTGGTCGGCGCCGGCCTGTTTCTGCGGTCGTTCTCGGCCATGCAGCGGATCGACCTCGGCTTCGACGACGGTCCCGGAGCTCTGGTGCAGGTGGTGGCGCCGGCCACCCGGTACGACGCCGCGGCCCGCGACCGATTCTGGACCGAGTTGCAGGGACGCGTGGAGGCGCTGCCCGGGGTGGACAGGGCCGCCCTCATCTCCAACGTGCCCCTCGATCAGCTCAACACCACCTTCGGGGCCGTGACGGTGCCCGGCGTGGAGCCCGAAGACGGGCGACCCTACCATCTGATCGACGACGCCGAGGTCAGCCCGGGGTGGATCGAGACGATGGGGCACCCCCTCGTGGCGGGCCGGGGCTTCGAGGTGAGCGACACCGAACACTCGCAGCCGGTGGCGGTCGTGAACGAGGCCTTCGCGGAGTTCTTCTACGGCACGACCGACGCCGTCGGTCGCAGCTTCGGGCAGGGCGACGACGAGGTGTCGATCGTGGGGGTGATCGAAAACTCCAAGGTGCGCCGGATGGGCGAGGCCGATCGGCCCTGGTTCCTGCGGCCGATCCAGCAGAGGGGGTCCAACTACATGTGGGTGCTCGCGCGCGGCTCGGCTCACTCCGAGGCGCTCGCCGCCGAAATCGTGCGCACCGCCCAGTCGATCGATCGCGAGATCATGATCGTCGAGGCCAAGACGATGGACCGGCATCTCGGCGCGATCCGCCTCGGTCGGGTGCTGGGCGCCCAGGTGATCGGCGCCTTCGCGGCGCTGGCGCTGCTGCTCGCCTCGATCGGGCTCTACGGGGTGGTGAGCTTCGCCGTGTCGAAGCGGGCCCGCGAGGTGGGCATCCGGATGTCGCTCGGGGCCGAGGCCGGACAGGTGGTTCGCATGCTCACGGCGAGCGGCCTGAAGCTCGTGGCCGTCGGCACGGGGGTGGGGCTGCTGCTGTCGGTGCTGCTGGCGCAGGGCCTGTCGCGGTTGCTCTACGGCGTGCCGACGATGGACGTGGTGACGCTCGCGGGCGTCACCCTGCTGATCGGCACCGTCTCGTTCGTGGCGGCGTGGGTTCCGGCGCGGCGGGTGACGCGGGTGAACCCGGTGGCGGCGCTGCGGTCGGAGTAG
- a CDS encoding ZIP family metal transporter, with translation MNALSQAPDVVLVFGYALLTALATGLGALPFLFVRTLSDRFVSYANAIAAGLMVGASFGLVSEGTLHGRLDTLGGAVLGVLFILATQRLLGGYDEEKLVFGAATGESARKVLLMLVVMTVHSFSEGVAVGVSFGGGMTLATLITAAIAIHNVPEGVAITAVLRPQGVSVPRAAGWSIVSSLPQPIMAVPAFLFVEAFRPALPWGLGFAAGAMLFMVLVELLPEAFDQGRRSDVALLTTVAIISMVLFQRLL, from the coding sequence GTGAACGCCCTGTCGCAGGCACCCGATGTGGTGCTCGTCTTCGGCTACGCGCTCCTCACCGCGCTGGCCACGGGCCTCGGGGCGCTCCCCTTCCTGTTCGTGCGCACCCTCTCCGATCGGTTCGTGTCGTACGCGAACGCGATCGCGGCGGGACTGATGGTGGGCGCGAGCTTCGGACTCGTGTCGGAAGGCACGCTCCACGGCCGCCTCGACACCCTCGGCGGGGCCGTGCTCGGCGTGCTCTTCATTCTCGCCACGCAGCGGCTGCTCGGCGGCTACGACGAAGAGAAGCTCGTGTTCGGGGCCGCCACCGGCGAGAGCGCGCGCAAGGTGCTGCTCATGCTCGTGGTGATGACGGTCCACTCCTTCTCCGAAGGGGTCGCGGTCGGCGTGTCGTTCGGCGGGGGCATGACGCTCGCCACCCTCATCACCGCCGCCATTGCCATCCACAACGTGCCCGAAGGGGTGGCCATCACGGCCGTGCTCCGGCCGCAGGGGGTGAGCGTGCCGCGCGCCGCCGGGTGGAGCATCGTGTCGTCGCTGCCGCAACCGATCATGGCGGTGCCCGCCTTCCTCTTCGTGGAGGCGTTCCGCCCCGCCCTGCCCTGGGGACTCGGGTTCGCCGCGGGCGCCATGCTCTTCATGGTGCTGGTGGAGCTGCTCCCCGAGGCCTTCGACCAGGGGCGCCGCAGCGATGTGGCGCTGCTCACCACCGTCGCGATCATCTCGATGGTGCTGTTTCAGCGGCTGCTCTGA